The sequence below is a genomic window from Oscillospiraceae bacterium.
CACCGAGAACAAAAAAGTCCAAAATCTCAAAACTTGCTCACGCAAAAATAAGGGCGAAGCCCGCGACTGAACTTCGGGACAAATTATCCCGAAGTAGCGGGTCCGGGGAGCAACCCCGGCAAGCAGAAAAGCGGAAAATCCCAGTTGGGATTTTCCGCTTTTCGTGCAGGTGGCTTGCCAGGTGCATTGCTTGCCATTTAGTGTAAGCCCGATTTTTGCTGTTTCGCGGGAATAAGTTTTTCGCAAAGCCATCCTTGACATTTTTTCAAAAATGTGCGTTGGACAAAATCCGCTTACTTGCTAAAATCGTCGAGTCATCGTTGCGTGATAGATGAGATTTTGATATAATTACAGTGGCTTTTGAAACTGACAATTTTACGAAATTGGAGGTTCAAGAGAACATGAGAAATCCGAACGGTTATGGGTCGGTCATCAAGCTACACGGCAACCGCCGCCGACCCTATCAAGTCCGAAAAACAGTAGGCTTTAACGAAAAGAAACACCCCGTCTACCAAACGCTAGCCTATGTAACCACACGAGAGGAGGGTATGATTTTACTCGCGCAATTCAACAACGCCCCATGGGATGTGGAGAAATCCAAAATCACGCTTGCCGATTTATTCGCGCTGTGGCAGGAAAGAAAGGCTAACAAACCAAAGAGTACGCATGACATGATGAAAACGGCGTACAACCACTGTAAGGCACACTACAACGCGAAATATATCGACATCAAGGCGTATCATATGCAGGACACCATCGACAACAGCGGGTGCGGCTATGCCACGCAGAACGCCATCAAGGTCTTTTGGCGCAATATGGGCAAGTTTGCACTTGAATTAGACATTACAAGTAAAAACTATGGTACTTTGCTCACGTCCGCGACTGCTGTTGCCGAAACAAGCCGAGAACCATTTTCAAG
It includes:
- a CDS encoding tyrosine-type recombinase/integrase; translated protein: MRNPNGYGSVIKLHGNRRRPYQVRKTVGFNEKKHPVYQTLAYVTTREEGMILLAQFNNAPWDVEKSKITLADLFALWQERKANKPKSTHDMMKTAYNHCKAHYNAKYIDIKAYHMQDTIDNSGCGYATQNAIKVFWRNMGKFALELDITSKNYGTLLTSATAVAETSREPFSSDEIATIWAIQSQPWVDSVLFLLYTGFRISEMLDVRKANVNLENGTMTGGTKTTAGKNRVVPIHSKIRHIVDARIQEDGEFLFSHNGRQCGSTTYRKLWRDIMQAANIQHTPHDCRHT